The genomic segment CATAGCAATACAAATGTCTTGAAATTGAATACAATATCAAGGATAAATGCAGATTATCCATGATTTTTAAAAACTGCTGCTTATGGGTGTTTATATGAAAAAATTTCGGGTTTCAATATTTTTTAAAATCTGGCTTGGCATAAGTGCCATGCTTATAGGTTATACTTTTTCAATGATCCAGGTTCAACTTGGAGTAAAGCGCTTTGAACATGATCTGCTCATGATCTCATCTGTGTTTCTTCCTTCTTCTGTATTCAGCCAGAAAGCCCTTGCTGGTTTTAAAAATCAGGTCAGTTTATATAAAAACGTTTATAAAGAAGGGGAAATTGATCTTATTAAAAAAGCAGACATGGAAGCTCAGGATGTAAGAAATGCTTTGCAGGGTCTTTCCAGATTAAACAAGGATTTTGAAAATCGAAGCCTGTTAATCAATGATTTAATTAAATCATTTGAGATTTACACACATGAAGCCGGGAAAATATACCCTGTTATATCTTCTGCCGGACCTCATGACAACCAGGCTGCTGCTGCAAAGAATATTAAATACCTGGATTTTAGAAAAAACGAAATATTATACCAGCTTTTACAGTTTGAAGATATTTTTTCAAAAGACCTTCAATCAGAAATTGATTCAACAATTTCATTTCTCAAATATCAGCAGCATGTTAATTTTGCTGTTTTTCTTTCTGTTCTTTTAATCTCTCTTTTTTCTATGTGGCTTATAACACGCCGGACAATTGTAATGCCAATACAAAATATTATCAGTCAATTAAAATCAGCAGGCAAAAAAGGAGTAAATGATTTTAAGCTTCCTGTTACTGATACATGGGATGAAATCGGCCAGTTAAATACAGCATTTAATAAAATGATGTATGAAATTACAAAATCCCATGAAAAAATAAATAATTATGCAAAACAGCTTGAAACTGATATTTTAAAACGCAAACAAACTGAAAAAAATCTGCAAAAAGCATATGATGAACTGAGCAAAACCCAGATCCAGCTTGTACAATCAGGAAAACTTGCATCCATAGGTGAACTTGCTGCCGGCATTGCCCATGAATTGAATCAGCCCCTTATGGTTATAAGAGCTGGGGCACAATTATCTTTAAAAAAGATTGATAAAAAAAATATGAGTTTGGAAAATATGGCTGAACAAATGAAGACCATTGAAAGAAACACCAAACGAATGGATAATATTATAAACCATTTGAGAATTTTTTCACGCCAATCTCCAGTTCAATTT from the Desulfonema limicola genome contains:
- a CDS encoding ATP-binding protein, with protein sequence MKKFRVSIFFKIWLGISAMLIGYTFSMIQVQLGVKRFEHDLLMISSVFLPSSVFSQKALAGFKNQVSLYKNVYKEGEIDLIKKADMEAQDVRNALQGLSRLNKDFENRSLLINDLIKSFEIYTHEAGKIYPVISSAGPHDNQAAAAKNIKYLDFRKNEILYQLLQFEDIFSKDLQSEIDSTISFLKYQQHVNFAVFLSVLLISLFSMWLITRRTIVMPIQNIISQLKSAGKKGVNDFKLPVTDTWDEIGQLNTAFNKMMYEITKSHEKINNYAKQLETDILKRKQTEKNLQKAYDELSKTQIQLVQSGKLASIGELAAGIAHELNQPLMVIRAGAQLSLKKIDKKNMSLENMAEQMKTIERNTKRMDNIINHLRIFSRQSPVQFASVDINQVIEDSLLMAGEQLRIKNISVNKKLADNIPLCYGDSNQIEQVFLNLIANAKDAVMEKAKQCRTDNIEYNGKIDIIACASNSYKHMVEILFKDNGTGIPLDKIDKIFDPFFTTKDIGKGTGLGLSISYGIIKKHKGSIDIIETSAGGTCIRLLIPVQKSVINE